Proteins encoded in a region of the Sulfurimonas marina genome:
- a CDS encoding YraN family protein, with translation MSREKGNLAEDKAAVFLEETGYAIVERNFYSRFGEIDIIVTKDQVLHFVEVKSGDDYESAIANITPTKLSRIIKTADVYMKKHALDCDYTFDALVVTSDEVVLVENITL, from the coding sequence ATGAGTAGAGAAAAAGGTAATCTGGCAGAGGATAAAGCAGCCGTTTTTCTGGAAGAAACAGGGTATGCAATAGTAGAGAGAAACTTTTACAGCCGTTTTGGTGAAATTGATATTATTGTGACAAAAGATCAGGTACTTCATTTTGTAGAAGTAAAAAGCGGGGACGACTATGAGAGTGCAATTGCCAACATCACTCCGACAAAACTCTCCCGTATTATAAAAACAGCAGATGTGTATATGAAAAAGCATGCTTTGGATTGTGATTACACTTTTGATGCACTTGTTGTAACGTCGGATGAAGTAGTATTAGTTGAAAATATAACTTTATAG
- a CDS encoding cytochrome C yields the protein MKKLMLALAFTSVAAFAADTTITATMQLMDRGMQQVQRGFMYNSKSEILKGIDTLKNSDAIFKTVDVTTFIPNNKKVRVTQNITNNLSEDLEVLRKAIENNEFTTATEKYGKVLNDCVACHTVIRGW from the coding sequence ATGAAAAAACTTATGTTGGCATTGGCTTTCACTTCTGTAGCAGCTTTTGCAGCTGACACCACTATTACTGCAACAATGCAATTGATGGATAGAGGTATGCAACAGGTACAAAGAGGGTTTATGTATAACTCAAAAAGTGAGATTTTAAAAGGTATAGATACTCTGAAAAATTCTGATGCTATATTTAAAACAGTTGATGTAACAACATTTATTCCTAATAACAAAAAGGTACGTGTTACACAAAATATTACAAACAATCTTAGCGAAGATCTAGAAGTACTAAGAAAAGCTATAGAAAACAACGAATTTACTACGGCAACTGAGAAATACGGAAAAGTTCTTAATGATTGTGTAGCTTGCCATACTGTAATTAGAGGCTGGTAA
- a CDS encoding DUF523 domain-containing protein, with protein MRKKVIISACLLGEYCRYDGKTKKYAELLEYFKEYEIIPFCPEAPLFGTPRERINVMLIDGEKRIITDETNKDVTQLLKDEILSFIEKNQEADAIVLKSKSPSCGYKTTPILDPKKEILKYENGIAADLFQSHYKALKIKDELNFSDF; from the coding sequence ATGAGAAAAAAAGTGATTATATCGGCGTGTTTGTTGGGAGAATATTGCCGTTATGACGGAAAAACGAAAAAATATGCTGAGTTGTTGGAGTATTTTAAAGAGTATGAGATTATCCCTTTTTGTCCAGAAGCACCACTTTTTGGAACGCCGAGAGAGCGGATCAATGTGATGCTTATTGATGGAGAAAAAAGGATCATAACCGATGAGACCAACAAGGATGTGACACAACTTCTAAAAGATGAAATACTCTCGTTTATCGAGAAAAATCAAGAGGCTGATGCGATCGTTTTAAAATCAAAATCTCCCTCTTGCGGATACAAAACAACCCCTATTTTAGATCCAAAAAAAGAGATTCTAAAGTATGAAAACGGGATCGCTGCAGACTTATTTCAAAGCCATTATAAAGCCCTAAAAATCAAAGATGAGCTGAATTTTAGCGATTTTTAG
- the alaS gene encoding alanine--tRNA ligase has product MDIREEFLKFFESKQHERVASGPLVPDDATLLFNNAGMVPFKSIFTGEVPVPQNPRATSCQTCIRAGGKHNDLENVGHTARHHTFFEMLGNFSFGDYFKEEVIAYSWEFITEVLELPIEKLWVTVHESDDEAEAIWQKYVAKDRIMRLGDADNFWQMGDTGPCGPCSEIFYDQGEEHFNGPEDYMGGDGDRFLEIWNLVFMQYERSADGTMNPLPKPSIDTGMGLERVVAIKEGALSNYGSSLFMPIIRKVEELIGKEYEYATGASYRVIADHIRTTVFLLAQGTNFSNEGRGYVLRRILRRAVRHGYLLGFRKPFMYKIVDTLVSIMKSQYEYLGQKAEVIKEQIELEEARFFKTIESGIALFEKELETTKDVFSGEVAFKLYDTFGFPLDLTEDMLREKGLSLDTEKFEALMTEQKQRAKAAWKGSGDEAVHGDFKALLEEFGENVFVGYDFTEHSGEVKALLNDEFKRVDTLKAGEKGWVYLDITPFYAESGGQCGDSGELEGFAKVLDTKKFFGLNLSQVEVTKELSVGNVVDAQVDISRNEIIKHHSATHLLHAVLYDVLGEHISQAGSLNEANRLRFDFSHPKALSSEELTEIEQRVNALISRAIVRKTEVLPIEEALKSGAKSQFGEKYGDEVRVVSFDSSSIEFCGGVHVDNTANIGSFIITKESGVSAGVRRIEAVCGKAAYDYFCEQRALLKQVETEVKNLDVIAGINRLKANIDELKVEVKEALESAKVEIKANEINGVAVVVEELPSGDIKEKIDELKNENEKLAAMLFQVKGDKVLIAAGVKGCDAKAGDWIKKIAPILGGGGGGRPDFAQAGGKDKTKLPEAKEESLAFITEVLS; this is encoded by the coding sequence ATGGATATTAGAGAAGAGTTTCTTAAGTTTTTTGAATCGAAACAACACGAAAGAGTAGCTTCTGGACCGCTGGTTCCAGATGATGCTACTTTGCTATTTAACAATGCCGGAATGGTCCCTTTTAAGTCTATCTTTACAGGGGAAGTTCCAGTACCACAAAACCCTCGTGCAACGTCATGTCAAACATGTATCCGTGCGGGTGGAAAACACAATGACTTGGAAAATGTTGGACACACTGCACGTCACCACACGTTTTTTGAGATGCTGGGGAATTTTAGTTTTGGTGATTATTTTAAAGAGGAAGTTATCGCTTACTCATGGGAATTTATTACTGAAGTTTTAGAACTGCCGATCGAGAAGTTATGGGTAACTGTTCACGAGAGCGATGATGAAGCGGAAGCTATTTGGCAAAAGTATGTAGCAAAAGATCGCATTATGCGTCTTGGCGATGCCGATAACTTTTGGCAGATGGGTGATACGGGACCGTGTGGACCGTGTAGTGAGATCTTTTACGATCAAGGTGAAGAACACTTCAATGGCCCTGAAGATTACATGGGCGGTGACGGTGACAGATTTTTAGAGATCTGGAACTTGGTATTTATGCAGTATGAGCGTTCAGCTGACGGTACTATGAACCCGCTTCCTAAACCGTCTATCGATACTGGTATGGGTCTAGAGCGTGTAGTTGCTATTAAAGAGGGGGCTCTGTCTAACTACGGTTCAAGTCTGTTTATGCCGATCATCCGTAAAGTTGAAGAGCTAATAGGCAAAGAGTATGAGTATGCAACTGGTGCTAGTTATCGTGTAATTGCTGATCACATCAGAACTACTGTGTTCTTACTTGCTCAAGGGACAAACTTTTCAAACGAAGGGCGCGGTTATGTACTTCGTCGTATCTTGCGCCGTGCTGTAAGACACGGATACCTTCTTGGTTTTAGAAAACCGTTTATGTACAAGATCGTAGATACATTGGTATCGATTATGAAGTCTCAGTATGAGTATCTTGGACAAAAAGCGGAAGTTATAAAAGAGCAGATCGAACTTGAAGAAGCAAGATTCTTTAAAACTATCGAAAGTGGAATTGCACTGTTTGAAAAAGAGCTTGAAACTACAAAAGATGTATTCTCAGGTGAGGTTGCATTTAAACTTTACGACACTTTCGGTTTCCCGTTAGACTTAACGGAAGATATGCTTCGTGAAAAAGGTCTCTCTTTAGATACTGAAAAATTTGAAGCACTTATGACTGAGCAAAAGCAACGTGCAAAAGCTGCTTGGAAAGGTAGCGGTGACGAAGCTGTTCACGGTGATTTTAAAGCATTACTTGAAGAGTTCGGTGAGAATGTTTTTGTAGGATATGACTTTACTGAACACTCGGGTGAAGTAAAAGCACTTTTAAATGATGAGTTTAAACGTGTAGATACTCTTAAAGCTGGTGAAAAAGGTTGGGTATATCTTGACATTACACCATTTTATGCTGAAAGCGGCGGACAGTGCGGTGACAGCGGTGAGCTTGAAGGGTTTGCAAAAGTACTAGATACGAAAAAATTCTTTGGTCTTAACCTGTCTCAAGTTGAAGTTACAAAAGAGTTAAGTGTAGGTAATGTTGTAGATGCACAGGTAGATATCTCAAGAAACGAGATCATAAAACACCACTCGGCAACTCACTTACTTCATGCAGTACTTTATGATGTACTTGGTGAGCATATCTCTCAAGCCGGTTCACTTAACGAAGCAAACCGTTTACGTTTTGACTTCTCACATCCAAAAGCTCTAAGTAGTGAAGAGTTAACTGAGATTGAACAACGTGTTAACGCACTTATCTCTCGTGCAATTGTAAGAAAAACAGAAGTTCTACCGATAGAAGAAGCACTAAAATCTGGTGCAAAAAGCCAGTTCGGTGAGAAATACGGTGATGAAGTAAGAGTTGTAAGTTTTGATAGTTCAAGTATCGAGTTCTGTGGTGGTGTTCACGTTGACAACACTGCAAACATTGGAAGCTTTATCATCACAAAAGAGAGCGGTGTAAGTGCGGGTGTTAGACGTATTGAAGCTGTGTGTGGAAAAGCTGCGTATGACTATTTCTGTGAGCAAAGAGCTCTTCTTAAACAAGTAGAAACTGAAGTAAAAAATCTTGACGTGATTGCAGGTATTAACAGACTTAAAGCAAATATCGATGAGCTAAAAGTTGAAGTAAAAGAGGCGTTAGAGTCTGCAAAAGTTGAGATCAAGGCAAATGAGATTAACGGTGTAGCGGTTGTAGTTGAAGAGCTTCCAAGCGGTGATATCAAAGAGAAAATTGATGAACTGAAAAACGAAAATGAAAAACTAGCTGCAATGCTTTTCCAAGTAAAAGGGGATAAAGTACTGATCGCTGCAGGTGTAAAAGGTTGCGATGCCAAAGCGGGTGACTGGATCAAAAAAATAGCACCGATTTTAGGCGGTGGCGGCGGCGGCCGTCCAGACTTTGCTCAAGCGGGTGGAAAAGATAAAACAAAACTTCCTGAAGCGAAAGAGGAATCTTTAGCATTTATTACAGAGGTATTAAGTTAA
- a CDS encoding molybdopterin oxidoreductase family protein → MENIETIDSVCTYCGVGCDIAANVDTKENKIVKIFAHPDGVVSQGKLCIKGKYGYDFVDAEDRLRIPRIRKSFLEKNPSIKEAVAASLTDLDDTWYETDLDSATTACAMKLKELQETYGRKSVASIGGARTSCESSYLFQKFTRHTLNSPHVDNCARVCHSPSLKGMRATIGEGAATNPYNDIYNVEFMVVIGSNTTEAHPIISNRILDVAREHDNLAVFDVREIKLHRFAKYKAIIPHEANLMVLNMLAYTIIDEDLYDESFIADRTKDFLEFKEKILNDPYAKPEFFEQIEGYEHMGKMIRKVAREYALKKSMIFWGLGITEHLDGSYAVMAITHLALMTGNVGKSGAGLMPLRGQNNVQGTCDMGMLPYYDPDYQEPKEVGLMTPQLVDEMLEGRLKAVLNIGEDLTHIHPNLNKIDKAFNELELLFVQELFMTDVANRADIVVGVKSAYEKTGVYVNAMRRLHLSQPLVKSDLPDDWEVLQILDNKMGGSANYETSQDVWDEVREVAYRRFSGADYHRLEKHRKRGLQWPVHTEDTPILHQLDFRTPDGYGYFKYKQYEPRNMVEEILSKKLSGFYLTTGRTLAHYNNAAQTKRSEKLNDRYDEDILLVSEADAEHFTTEKVILKSEFGESTPLTVKITDKIKPNTLFVTFHHAKSKINNLFGDARDELILTAAFKSIKVDVIKC, encoded by the coding sequence ATGGAAAACATTGAAACAATAGACAGCGTATGTACATACTGCGGTGTAGGGTGTGATATAGCAGCAAATGTAGATACAAAAGAGAATAAGATCGTAAAGATCTTCGCTCATCCTGACGGTGTGGTTTCTCAAGGGAAGCTGTGTATAAAAGGGAAGTACGGATATGACTTTGTGGATGCCGAAGACAGATTAAGAATTCCACGTATTCGTAAAAGCTTTTTAGAAAAAAATCCTTCGATCAAAGAGGCGGTTGCTGCTTCACTGACTGATTTAGACGATACTTGGTATGAGACAGACTTAGATAGTGCTACAACAGCTTGTGCTATGAAGTTAAAAGAGCTTCAAGAGACGTACGGAAGAAAATCTGTTGCATCTATCGGGGGTGCTAGAACTTCGTGTGAATCTTCATACCTTTTCCAAAAATTTACACGTCATACACTCAACTCTCCACACGTAGATAACTGTGCACGTGTATGTCACTCTCCGTCATTAAAAGGGATGCGTGCAACAATCGGTGAAGGTGCGGCGACGAATCCGTACAACGATATCTATAATGTTGAATTTATGGTTGTAATCGGTTCAAATACGACTGAAGCCCATCCTATTATCTCAAACCGTATTTTAGACGTAGCACGTGAGCACGACAACCTGGCTGTATTTGACGTGCGTGAAATTAAGCTGCACCGTTTTGCAAAATACAAGGCTATTATCCCACACGAAGCAAACTTGATGGTTTTAAATATGCTTGCATATACGATCATCGATGAGGATCTGTATGATGAGAGTTTTATTGCTGATCGTACAAAAGATTTCTTAGAGTTTAAAGAGAAAATTTTAAACGATCCATACGCAAAACCTGAGTTCTTTGAGCAGATCGAAGGGTATGAGCATATGGGTAAAATGATCCGTAAAGTGGCTCGTGAATATGCACTGAAAAAATCTATGATCTTCTGGGGTCTCGGAATCACTGAACACCTTGACGGCTCATACGCGGTAATGGCGATCACACACTTAGCACTTATGACGGGTAATGTGGGTAAAAGCGGTGCTGGTCTTATGCCTTTACGCGGACAAAACAATGTTCAGGGGACTTGTGATATGGGTATGCTTCCATATTACGATCCTGATTATCAAGAGCCAAAAGAGGTAGGTTTAATGACTCCTCAGCTTGTTGATGAGATGTTAGAGGGACGCCTGAAAGCTGTTTTAAACATCGGTGAGGATTTAACGCATATCCATCCAAATCTAAACAAGATAGATAAAGCGTTTAACGAATTGGAACTTCTTTTTGTTCAAGAGCTGTTTATGACAGATGTGGCAAATCGTGCAGACATTGTAGTGGGTGTAAAATCTGCATATGAGAAAACGGGTGTATATGTAAATGCTATGCGTCGTTTACACCTTTCACAACCGCTTGTAAAATCTGATCTTCCTGATGACTGGGAAGTTTTACAGATCCTTGATAACAAAATGGGCGGTTCTGCAAACTACGAAACTTCTCAAGATGTTTGGGATGAGGTGCGTGAAGTTGCGTACAGACGTTTTAGCGGAGCAGATTATCATAGACTTGAAAAACACCGTAAACGTGGACTACAATGGCCTGTTCATACAGAAGATACTCCGATCTTGCATCAACTAGATTTTAGAACACCAGACGGTTACGGATATTTCAAATACAAACAGTATGAACCGCGTAACATGGTAGAAGAGATACTGAGTAAAAAACTTAGCGGTTTTTATCTGACAACGGGAAGAACTTTAGCACACTATAACAATGCGGCACAAACAAAACGTTCTGAAAAATTAAATGACAGATATGATGAAGATATTTTACTTGTAAGTGAAGCAGATGCTGAACATTTTACGACAGAGAAAGTGATCCTAAAAAGTGAATTTGGTGAATCTACACCGCTTACTGTAAAGATTACCGACAAGATCAAACCAAATACGCTGTTTGTAACGTTCCATCATGCAAAATCAAAGATAAACAATCTCTTTGGTGATGCAAGAGATGAGCTGATACTCACAGCTGCATTTAAGTCGATCAAAGTCGATGTAATAAAGTGCTAA
- a CDS encoding flagellar assembly protein A, giving the protein MISFAPFTKKTVSIPKTLSNYTQQKNISIKDIDFTLEKYETLIRRKDIKDDLLIENPAEIDEEILLDKDARIYQRYDIKISPSDLDINSYKITLAANKQKTKVIAIIKAGSIFNKDEKLYEKLLAQIQHKKLATGFLINIFEEDLETQLQKLIKILPYGKKLPKDIKFVVARGIEPTDGDDGEVQKIYLSYQQDEQRNYIDGVKKGELVLRYKKPLNGSGGRSCEGKYIPEKLAQNFNIPEMDESVILKENDKFMEFYANEDGFVEYDDKTLKISKTLKLEGADYKSTGHLDAKDLKDEISVEIKHNKEAYEDAIGEGLKVDVKDLNVDGSIGSNVNVAAQSINIDAQTHKRATFTVENKANIKLHRGDLTASHAEIEILETGKITAHKSIHVKKVVGGELAAPKIYIDELVSNAKIIASELIEIKSIRGSNNILMINPDKVQAYHQEKEDLTKAIKDKQQKYQEDFDALHKEIAEHAQEIDRIKTFQKRILVAQSTGKAPTKQDLIRVREYKRKSQEFKEREEQFKEREESIKQMEAELEKLLEQDLHAEIRTKSLYDGHIKVIFVNPDDGKELVFMPQGQVEVISLKLDERNNRVIKTTP; this is encoded by the coding sequence ATGATTTCTTTTGCACCTTTTACTAAAAAGACAGTATCGATACCGAAAACTCTCAGTAACTATACCCAACAAAAAAATATTAGCATAAAAGATATTGACTTTACACTTGAAAAGTATGAAACGCTTATTCGACGTAAAGATATTAAAGATGATCTCCTTATAGAAAATCCTGCCGAGATAGATGAAGAGATTTTACTTGATAAAGATGCAAGGATTTATCAACGCTACGATATTAAAATATCCCCTTCTGACCTAGATATAAATTCTTATAAGATAACACTTGCTGCAAATAAACAAAAAACAAAAGTGATAGCAATTATAAAAGCGGGAAGTATCTTTAACAAAGATGAAAAACTTTATGAAAAACTTTTAGCACAAATTCAGCACAAAAAACTTGCTACAGGGTTTTTAATAAATATTTTTGAAGAAGATCTAGAGACACAATTACAAAAATTGATTAAGATTCTCCCTTACGGTAAAAAACTGCCAAAAGATATAAAATTTGTTGTCGCAAGAGGGATTGAACCGACTGACGGTGATGACGGAGAAGTACAAAAGATCTATTTATCATATCAACAAGATGAGCAAAGAAACTATATAGACGGAGTCAAAAAGGGGGAATTGGTACTCCGTTATAAAAAACCTCTAAACGGTAGTGGCGGACGCTCTTGTGAGGGTAAATATATCCCCGAAAAGCTAGCGCAGAACTTCAATATACCAGAGATGGATGAGAGTGTTATTCTCAAAGAAAATGATAAATTTATGGAGTTTTATGCAAACGAAGACGGTTTTGTTGAATATGACGACAAAACGCTGAAAATATCTAAAACGCTAAAACTTGAAGGGGCTGACTATAAATCAACGGGACATCTGGATGCAAAAGATCTAAAAGATGAGATCAGTGTTGAGATAAAGCACAATAAAGAAGCATATGAAGATGCAATCGGAGAGGGATTAAAAGTTGATGTAAAAGATCTCAATGTCGACGGGAGTATAGGTTCAAACGTAAATGTAGCTGCCCAGAGCATAAACATTGATGCACAAACACACAAAAGAGCAACGTTTACAGTTGAGAACAAAGCCAATATCAAACTCCACAGAGGAGATCTTACGGCCAGTCATGCCGAAATCGAAATATTGGAAACGGGAAAAATAACGGCTCACAAATCTATCCATGTGAAAAAAGTTGTCGGTGGAGAGCTGGCTGCCCCGAAAATATATATTGATGAACTTGTTTCCAATGCAAAAATCATAGCTTCCGAACTGATAGAGATAAAAAGTATCAGAGGTTCAAACAACATTTTAATGATTAATCCCGATAAAGTTCAGGCGTATCATCAAGAGAAAGAGGATTTGACTAAAGCTATTAAAGACAAACAGCAAAAGTATCAAGAGGATTTTGATGCTTTACATAAAGAGATTGCAGAACACGCCCAAGAGATAGACAGAATAAAAACGTTTCAAAAACGTATACTTGTAGCACAATCAACTGGTAAAGCACCGACAAAACAAGATCTAATTCGTGTTCGAGAGTATAAAAGGAAATCTCAAGAGTTCAAAGAGAGAGAAGAGCAATTCAAAGAGAGAGAAGAGTCCATAAAACAGATGGAAGCCGAACTTGAAAAATTACTAGAACAGGATCTTCACGCTGAGATTAGAACCAAGTCACTTTATGACGGCCATATAAAAGTAATATTTGTAAACCCTGACGATGGGAAGGAACTTGTATTTATGCCGCAAGGGCAAGTTGAAGTTATTTCACTCAAACTTGATGAGCGAAATAACAGGGTAATAAAAACTACTCCTTAA
- the maf gene encoding septum formation inhibitor Maf — protein MRIRLASSSPTRALLLQNAGIDFIQESVEFDEDSIIATSPKNFVYQATLGKYETNLKSFGIEEYPLLVADTVVTSQNQILRKAKCIDDARNILMTQSGNITSIITCMIYHSQKVKIVDISQTDYIFDEFDHDALESYLQSGEWRGKAGGCMVEGFCKSYIKEVRGYESTAMGLSVEVLKRFM, from the coding sequence ATGCGTATTAGACTTGCTTCTTCATCTCCTACTCGGGCCCTTTTACTGCAAAATGCAGGGATAGACTTTATCCAGGAGAGTGTAGAGTTTGATGAAGATAGCATAATCGCAACCTCTCCAAAAAACTTCGTATATCAGGCAACACTTGGAAAGTACGAAACTAATCTCAAGAGTTTTGGGATTGAAGAGTATCCACTCTTAGTTGCCGATACCGTTGTTACTTCACAAAACCAAATCCTTCGAAAAGCAAAATGTATAGATGATGCTCGTAATATTTTAATGACACAAAGCGGAAATATTACCAGTATTATCACTTGTATGATCTACCATTCACAAAAAGTAAAGATAGTAGATATCTCTCAAACCGATTATATCTTTGATGAGTTTGACCATGACGCTTTAGAAAGTTATTTACAAAGCGGTGAGTGGCGTGGAAAAGCGGGCGGATGTATGGTAGAAGGTTTTTGCAAATCTTACATTAAAGAGGTACGCGGCTATGAAAGTACTGCTATGGGGCTTAGTGTAGAAGTACTCAAGAGGTTTATGTAG
- a CDS encoding aldehyde dehydrogenase family protein — protein MEAKIFFGSQAATKDTFNERKSPYNGEVVSKSPICDAGDATKALDIAQEAAKGTKLSTLSQRCNWLLDVVSKLKETKEDIAKTITDEVGKPIAFARVEVDRCIETLTLSAETMRTMHGETINTDAMPSGKKTLALFRREPAGVVVAITPFNFPLNLVAHKLGPALVAGNAVVLKPTPEAPLTAYKFAKLFIESEYAIKDALSVVYGDAEVGSALITSDIPRVISFTGSVPVGNIITKNAGIKKVGLELGGNAATFIEKTADLKLAAQRCALGAFVNSGQVCISLQRIYVDDAVYDEFAALMAEETKKLKVGSPYEDETFMGPLIDDDACERAMNWVESAIEEGAQPMLPPHREGRLFYPCVMTEVHDDMAIVCEEVFAPIVSLVRVNGFDDALPRMNNSPYGLQFSVFTNDLSITNRAIDELDAGGIVINDMPTLRFDIQPYGGVKLSGVGREGPRFAIEEMTEIKSIVIA, from the coding sequence ATGGAAGCAAAGATATTTTTCGGCTCGCAAGCCGCTACGAAAGATACGTTTAATGAACGAAAATCACCATACAACGGTGAAGTGGTTTCTAAATCTCCGATATGTGATGCCGGAGATGCCACTAAAGCACTAGATATTGCTCAAGAAGCAGCAAAGGGTACAAAACTCTCAACCCTTTCTCAAAGATGTAACTGGCTTTTGGATGTTGTATCGAAACTCAAAGAGACAAAAGAAGATATTGCAAAAACGATTACAGATGAAGTTGGAAAACCTATAGCATTTGCTCGTGTAGAAGTGGATAGATGTATAGAAACGCTGACACTATCGGCTGAAACAATGCGTACAATGCACGGTGAGACAATCAATACAGATGCAATGCCAAGCGGAAAAAAGACACTCGCACTTTTTCGTCGTGAGCCAGCAGGTGTAGTTGTCGCAATTACACCTTTTAACTTTCCTCTTAACCTGGTAGCACATAAACTTGGACCTGCACTTGTTGCGGGAAATGCGGTAGTACTTAAACCTACACCTGAAGCACCCCTTACTGCATATAAGTTTGCAAAACTTTTTATTGAGAGTGAATATGCGATCAAAGATGCTTTAAGTGTTGTTTATGGCGATGCAGAGGTTGGAAGTGCACTTATCACTTCTGATATCCCACGTGTTATAAGTTTTACGGGAAGTGTACCTGTAGGAAATATTATCACTAAAAATGCAGGTATTAAAAAAGTAGGCCTTGAGCTTGGCGGAAATGCAGCGACGTTTATAGAAAAAACAGCTGATTTAAAACTTGCAGCCCAGCGTTGTGCACTCGGTGCATTTGTAAATTCAGGGCAGGTGTGTATCTCCTTACAGAGAATTTATGTAGATGATGCAGTGTATGATGAATTTGCAGCGCTGATGGCTGAGGAGACGAAAAAACTCAAAGTTGGCTCTCCATATGAGGATGAAACATTTATGGGACCGCTTATAGATGATGATGCTTGTGAGAGAGCAATGAATTGGGTAGAGTCTGCTATAGAAGAGGGAGCTCAACCTATGTTGCCTCCACATCGTGAAGGACGACTTTTTTATCCTTGTGTAATGACTGAAGTTCATGATGATATGGCGATAGTATGTGAAGAGGTGTTTGCTCCAATCGTATCACTTGTACGTGTGAACGGTTTTGATGATGCGCTTCCACGTATGAACAACTCTCCATACGGATTACAGTTCTCTGTATTTACTAACGATCTAAGCATTACAAACCGTGCTATTGATGAATTAGATGCAGGTGGAATAGTGATCAACGATATGCCGACACTTCGTTTTGATATTCAGCCGTACGGCGGTGTAAAACTAAGTGGTGTTGGACGTGAAGGTCCAAGATTTGCGATCGAAGAGATGACGGAGATAAAATCTATCGTGATCGCTTAA
- a CDS encoding cache domain-containing protein, whose product MQKIFIILFTLIIFITITIFFYYKQEVKEQKIYKIMDQMRLTLQTQLKTQKMEDLRVALMLSKDHTLIDSLENDDEDFGYQIISDIAHTIQKNTGSIIRAQVITKDLNIFARSWDDVYAGMPIGDYRTDLKYFDTHDTPRTSIEVGRRLGIKATVPVYKDEEFIGYVEAISFFKKITNFFSSIGVDLYVFLDIKHADSAVLMMENLTIGDYILSNRNYNYAHIQTLKKIDFKELKLSGVVYKDNSYIFYENMKDGNGQTIGGFVFVLPEKYLEYFRNPEDDISFLINITRSNLYDVVRQENYQDNSYQNYSANSLMQLQDVIDREDRAIFFDEAYDKFDKYSKDELIQMMLNRRTIKKIDGKIK is encoded by the coding sequence ATGCAAAAAATTTTTATAATACTTTTTACCCTAATCATTTTCATTACAATTACAATCTTCTTTTATTATAAACAAGAAGTAAAAGAGCAAAAGATCTATAAAATTATGGATCAGATGCGTCTTACTCTTCAGACACAATTAAAAACACAAAAGATGGAAGATTTACGCGTTGCACTAATGCTTTCAAAAGACCATACTTTAATTGACAGCCTTGAAAATGATGATGAAGATTTTGGATACCAGATTATCTCCGATATTGCCCACACTATACAAAAAAACACAGGTTCTATAATCAGAGCGCAAGTGATCACAAAAGATTTAAACATATTTGCACGCTCATGGGATGATGTATATGCAGGGATGCCTATTGGTGATTACAGAACCGATTTAAAATATTTTGATACCCATGATACACCCAGAACTTCCATAGAGGTTGGACGACGTCTAGGAATTAAAGCAACTGTTCCCGTCTACAAAGATGAAGAGTTTATAGGATATGTAGAAGCTATCTCTTTTTTTAAAAAAATTACAAACTTTTTTAGCAGTATCGGTGTAGACCTCTATGTTTTTCTAGATATCAAACATGCAGATTCAGCCGTACTTATGATGGAAAACTTGACAATCGGAGATTATATTCTCTCCAATAGAAACTATAATTATGCACATATCCAAACACTCAAAAAAATCGACTTTAAAGAGCTGAAACTAAGTGGTGTTGTATATAAAGATAACAGCTACATCTTTTATGAAAATATGAAAGATGGTAACGGACAAACGATAGGGGGCTTTGTTTTTGTTTTACCGGAGAAATATCTGGAATATTTTAGAAATCCTGAAGATGATATCTCCTTTCTCATTAACATTACCCGAAGTAATTTATATGATGTAGTGAGACAGGAAAACTATCAAGACAACAGTTACCAAAATTACTCTGCTAACTCTCTTATGCAACTTCAAGATGTAATTGACAGAGAAGACAGGGCTATCTTCTTTGATGAAGCGTATGATAAATTTGACAAATACTCCAAAGATGAATTGATACAGATGATGTTAAACAGAAGAACTATTAAAAAAATAGATGGGAAAATAAAATGA